The Sesamum indicum cultivar Zhongzhi No. 13 linkage group LG1, S_indicum_v1.0, whole genome shotgun sequence genome includes a window with the following:
- the LOC105157179 gene encoding uncharacterized protein LOC105157179: MDFIFTLTLMLLSLATPEAVKPGTQEIKSARILDLVIRDYTFKSYNKSNFLRTGKLQQINLPANLSGINVDTIRLRCGSLQRYGARIKEFYLGIGANVHPCVERVMLVRQNLGSEWSSVYYNSYELSGYQLISPVLGLLAYSFADRNYSTIPSDLGIEAGKKPITVDFSSTNLLAIASGIIPLCASFEHDGKVILSNQSQPNVCVATKNGHFGLVVESTLVPLKGKVVSKGKIVIVSSIGGALGACLLSLLMIAMLVNAKKKKERMDELERRAYQEEALQVSMVGHVRAFTASGTRTVPTLQSHEYQNGGS; the protein is encoded by the coding sequence ATGGACTTCATATTCACCCTCACTCTCATGCTCCTCTCACTGGCGACTCCAGAAGCAGTAAAGCCCGGTACTCAAGAGATCAAATCGGCTCGTATTCTTGATCTTGTCATCAGAGACTACACATTCAAATCATACAACAAGAGCAACTTCTTGAGAACAGGCAAACTGCAGCAGATCAACCTACCTGCAAATCTTTCAGGCATAAACGTGGACACGATAAGGCTGCGTTGTGGCAGTCTCCAACGTTATGGTGCAAGAATCAAGGAATTCTACTTAGGCATCGGTGCGAACGTGCATCCCTGTGTGGAACGAGTCATGCTGGTTCGACAAAATCTTGGATCCGAATGGTCGTCTGTGTACTACAACAGCTACGAATTATCAGGCTATCAGCTCATCTCACCTGTCTTAGGCCTACTTGCTTACAGTTTTGCTGACAGAAACTACAGTACGATTCCATCTGATCTTGGAATTGAGGCCGGAAAAAAGCCCATCACTGTAGACTTTAGCAGCACAAACTTGCTCGCTATTGCGTCAGGGATCATCCCTTTGTGCGCAAGCTTCGAGCATGATGGAAAAGTCATTTTATCAAACCAATCGCAGCCTAATGTCTGTGTTGCAACAAAGAACGGACACTTTGGATTGGTGGTGGAGTCGACGCTGGTGCCCTTGAAAGGGAAGGTTGTGAGCAAAGGGAAGATAGTGATTGTGAGCTCGATCGGAGGTGCGTTAGGGGCTTGTCTTTTGAGTTTGCTGATGATAGCGATGTTGGTGAAtgcaaagaagaagaaggagagGATGGATGAGTTGGAGAGGAGGGCTTACCAAGAGGAGGCTTTGCAGGTTTCGATGGTCGGCCATGTCAGGGCTTTTACAGCTTCTGGTACGAGGACTGTGCCCACGCTTCAGAGTCATGAGTATCAAAATGGTGGTTCTTGA